The genome window CACATATCATTTCAAATCACTCATGTAAAAGTAACAGAAAAAAAAAGTAAACGGAATCTTCTCTTTGTTAAAAAAATATTCAGGCACGTCGGCAACAATACAATGGCCACATGAGCTAAACCTTGAACTAATTATTTATGGATCAATTACATATACATACAAATGAGTGAGGGCAAAAATACAAAACAAAGTATCAAACAACGATGCTGAACTGACAGGATCAGACATGAAACATAGCAGATGAACTTACTGCACTTGAGAGCCTAAATGTTTTCAGGTGTAATTTATCTTTACAAAGCATGCAATAAGATAGAAACTGGCAATGAAACTTACTTGCTCAGAGGAATATGCTCAAATGGTCCAGACGTGGGAATCGTCCCGCACAAATCATTACTTGAAACATCACTGAAATAATAAGGTGGGTAGATTGTAAAATTGAGTATTAGTGTGGAAAGAATAGAATTCTAAACATTTGAGGCTGACGTGTACTCACACAACTTTGAGACTAGATATTCCAGCGAGTTCCCTTGGGATGGGCCCAGTCAAATGATTGCCATTGAGACGCCTACAAAGTGCAACCATGTGTTAGCAAGATATAATGATGTGAAAGCATAGCTAAAATTACAAGAACAATGGCCATAAAAAAGGTCAAACCACAGTTAAAGCTCGTATGCACAACTATCGCTTATGAACAGCACAATGCTTGACCTACCACAGCCTAACACAATTTAAAGAAGACAGAATGATCATCTTCAGCAAAACTAGTATCAAATTCAAATCCACTTTTAGCTGCTAAGATGTGACAATCTGACAATTATTTATAATATGTAAACAGAATTTACAGAATTAAACTTACAAGAATACAAGGGACTTCAACTTTCCAAGGGCAGGAGGTATTGTCCCCGAAATGTTGTTCTTGTACAAGTCGAAGCTTATTAgattcttcaaattgccaagctcAGAAGGGATTGTTCCTTGAATGTTATTCTTATAAAGTTCCCTGTTTCAGTGCTAACGGTCAATACTGTTATAATTTGTCAAACTAAGTGAAAAAATGTCTGAGTATACCAGGCCCTTGTATCATGAGTCATAACTGCAAACAAATAGAACGTGGACAGATTTGCAGCTTATATAAAATTGTTCCTACCTACCCTTTAAAATTACAAAATTAGGCATTGAATGTCTAAAATCATGAACAGGGTTCAGGAGGGTCCTATCGTAGTAGGGAGGTATTGAAACATGACCCTATCTACCTGATTAACCAAGAATGACAAGCATAGTTTATATAGTATAAACTAAAGATATGGCATATCTTCTTTTACTACAAATGTATCAAGGTATGTTGATCATCATGAGTAAATCCATGCCATATTGCCATTATAATTAATTTCCTTTATGTCCTTAAAAGTTATCATCTACCAGATAGATAAAAATAATACTGGACAATGAATACAGCTCAGAAATATGTTGGCTTTAATAGTGTAGGTTGTGGTACAACAATACTCGGTCACAAAAATGTCCAGACTACCAAATTGAAAGCTGACTGACAGCTTAGAACATAAAAAGGGGTTGGGCCTGTATGGGTACAAATGCCTCAATAATTCTAGTAAAGATCTTATAAGCTGCATTCATGGACCCATCTGTTATAATATAGTAGGTACCGCCGTACTGCCCATGTGCAGAGAACCACACATGATTTGATGAGCACATGTGTGCATCAGCCACTGTCAAAACTACAAACTGATCAAGGGTGGGACAAAGGTAGTTCGATCCTAATCTAGTTATTGGTGTTTGCAAATTGCACTGTAAATGAATTCATGAACCTTTTCAAGGGGCATAATGGCATTGGCAGATGATCAGAATTACATGCCCTGTTGCCCAAAGCAGTTGAGTGAATTTAAGTTCCGACTTCCTATTGCTAACAACTACCAAGACATAAACCATTTGGGGTAAGAACTTACAGATACTGAAGATGCTCCAGTTTCCCAAGCTCAGGCACCAGATGACCAGATAAGTTCAAATTACCAAGATCTCTGTTAGAAGAGGTATCCAATCAACAATCAGAAAAACAGTACTACTCTAAAATTTGAAAGGCACACAATACAAGCTTGTCATCTAAAGGTTTTCTACAGATCATGTGCGTGTCTTAGATTTTTCATAAATACTTTATCGAAATATGAAATCCTAGACAGTCTGTTATCTGAGTATCCCTTTGAGTCAAGTTATTGTGACATAAATGGTTGACAGGAAGATATATCAAAAGATGGATTAAATCACAACTAGACTGAAATACTGAAAGAGAGAATGAAAACAATGAAAATTGTATGGTGATTTTAAGTGGCAGCGACCGTTCCAACACTATTTGTGTGGTGTTTGTAATCCATACTTCCAGCACAGTAGCTAACATATATGTACATTTTGGGACTACAAATCAGGattctggcacgtgaattgcacacttttaccccttcctatccacggcgagctctttatcaatattccactaCTTCAT of Zea mays cultivar B73 chromosome 8, Zm-B73-REFERENCE-NAM-5.0, whole genome shotgun sequence contains these proteins:
- the LOC100284358 gene encoding BRASSINOSTEROID INSENSITIVE 1-associated receptor kinase 1 precursor, whose translation is MAGAGAKAAGALALALVLALAGANSEGDALSALRRSLRDPGGVLQSWDPTLVNPCTWFHVTCDRDNRVTRLDLGNLNLSGHLVPELGKLEHLQYLELYKNNIQGTIPSELGNLKNLISFDLYKNNISGTIPPALGKLKSLVFLRLNGNHLTGPIPRELAGISSLKVVDVSSNDLCGTIPTSGPFEHIPLSNFEKNPRLEGPELQGLAIYDTNC